Proteins encoded within one genomic window of Fragaria vesca subsp. vesca linkage group LG1, FraVesHawaii_1.0, whole genome shotgun sequence:
- the LOC101293443 gene encoding uncharacterized protein LOC101293443 — translation MEEAVFDLVEFFTNPTITETFVDILLCAVPIWLAVMIGLVIGWSWRPRWTGLIFLGLRSKLRWAWTAPPGFGARRLWLAFTAFSAFSICRTIWFNFRGKSKAAAAPAAAGSAGTGSGAAASSLAESGGDIAEPSNKGAQRVQDVVTEAGLDHLVNLIGGRDGEMEWQSLMEKTTPTMAYKAWRYDPETGPTVYCSRTVFEDATPELVRDFFWDDEFRPKWDPMLAYCKILEECPDTGTMIVHWIKKFPFFCSDREYIIGRRIWEAGKTYYCVTKGVPYPGLPKRDKPRRVDHYFSSWIIKPVESRKGDGQLSACEVTLVHYEDMGIPKDVAKLGVRHGMWCTVKKLHSGMRGYQNARKSSEFCFSQCAHMAGITTKISSEGSTNYLEVAPGEEEKSRAGSKERHDNNNGIDWKWIAIGGTLALVCGLHTGVVGKSLLLGVGQRIARRR, via the exons ATGGAGGAGGCGGTGTTCGATCTGGTGGAGTTCTTCACTAACCCTACGATCACAGAAACATTCGTCGACATTTTGCTCTGCGCAGTTCCGATATGGCTGGCCGTGATGATCGGCCTCGTGATCGGCTGGTCCTGGCGGCCGAGATGGACCGGTTTGATCTTTCTCGGTCTCCGGAGCAAGCTCCGGTGGGCCTGGACCGCGCCGCCGGGGTTCGGCGCTCGCCGGCTCTGGCTCGCGTTCACGGCGTTCTCCGCTTTCTCCATTTGCCGCACGATTTGGTTCAATTTTAGAGGGAAGAGCAAGGCGGCGGCGGCTCCGGCGGCGGCGGGATCGGCGGGGACGGGTTCCGGAGCGGCGGCGAGTAGTTTGGCTGAGAGCGGCGGCGACATTGCTGA ACCAAGCAATAAAGGTGCACAGAGAGTGCAAGATGTTGTCACAGAAGCTGGTTTGGACCACCTAGTGAATTTAATTGGAGGGAGAGATGGAGAAATGGAATGGCAAAGTTTGATGGAGAAAACCACCCCAACCATGGCATATAAAGCATGGCGCTATGACCCTGAG ACAGGTCCTACTGTTTACTGTAGTAGAACTGTTTTTGAGGATGCAACTCCAGAGTTGGTTAGAGATTTCTTCTGGGATGATGAGTTTCGACCTAAATGGGATCCTATGCTGGCATATTGTAAAATATTGGAGGAATGCCCGGATACTGGAACTATGATTGTTCACTGGATTAAAAAG TTCCCTTTCTTCTGCAGTGATCGTGAATATATAATTGGTCGAAGAATATGGGAGGCTGGAAAAACTTACTACTGTGTGACAAAG GGTGTTCCATATCCAGGTTTGCCTAAGCGTGATAAGCCTAGACGCGTGGACCATTATTTCTCTAGTTGGATTATCAAGCCTG TGGAGTCACGAAAGGGAGATGGACAGTTATCTGCATGTGAGGTTACCCTTGTCCACTACGAAGATATGGGAATCCCCAAGGATGTGGCTAAGTTGGGCGTCCGTCATGGGATGTGGTGCACTGTCAAAAAATTACACTCCGGCATGAGAGGATACCAAAATGCAAGGAAATCTTCAGAGTTCTGTTTTTCACAATGTGCCCATATGGCAGGAATCACCACAAAGATATCATCCGAAGGAAGCACAAATTATTTGGAGGTAGCACCGGGTGAAGAAGAGAAAAGTAGAGCAGGGAGCAAGGAGAGACATGATAACAATAATGGCATTGATTGGAAATGGATAGCTATAGGGGGCACTCTGGCTCTGGTTTGTGGACTTCATACCGGTGTAGTAGGAAAATCATTGTTACTCGGAGTAGGGCAGAGAATTGCCCGAAGGAGATGA